In the Dioscorea cayenensis subsp. rotundata cultivar TDr96_F1 chromosome 12, TDr96_F1_v2_PseudoChromosome.rev07_lg8_w22 25.fasta, whole genome shotgun sequence genome, one interval contains:
- the LOC120273346 gene encoding uncharacterized protein LOC120273346 produces MASLLPCPPKPPQNPSPKFHCSSRRSFAIGNAAASMVSLAVALALPVISNPIPALSVAEQEVAPPRKPLLPGISSTKSWFQFYGDGFSIRVPPQFEDIMEPEDFNAGLSLYGDKAKPKTFAARFASPDGSEVVSVVIRPSNQLKITFLEAKDITDIGSLKQAAKIFVPGGANLYSARTIKIREDETVRSYYFYEFGLEDQHVALVATINSGKAYIAGATAPQLKWENDGVELRSAAVSLSVL; encoded by the exons ATGGCTTCTCTCTTGCCTTGTCCTCCAAAACCcccacaaaaccctagccccaAATTCCACTGCTCTTCAAGGCGATCCTTCGCCATTGGAAACGCCGCTGCATCGATGGTTTCTCTCGCTGTCGCCCTCGCCTTACCCGTGATTTCTaacccaattccagccctatccGTTGCCGAGCAGGAGGTCGCTCCTCCACGGAAGCCGCTCCTCCCTGGGATCTCCAGCACCAAGTCGTGGTTCCAGTTCTATGGTGATGGCTTCTCCATTCGCGTCCCTCCTCAGtttgaagatattatggaacCTGAG GATTTCAATGCTGGATTATCACTATATGGTGATAAAGCAAAACCAAAGACTTTTGCAGCTCGGTTCGCATCTCCAGATGG ATCAGAAGTTGTGAGCGTGGTGATTCGACCATCAAATCAACTTAAAATCACCTTCCTTGAG GCAAAAGATATTACAGATATAGGTTCACTGAAGCAGGCGGCCAAAATATTTGTTCCTG GTGGTGCAAATTTGTACTCAGCACGGACTATAAAAATCAGGGAAGATGAGACTGTAAg gAGTTACTACTTCTACGAGTTTGGGTTGGAAGACCAGCATGTTGCTTTAGTGGCTACTATTAACAGTGGCAAG GCTTATATTGCTGGAGCTACTGCTCCTCAGCTAAAATGGGAAAATGATGGTGTCGAGCTACGATCTGCTGCGGTCTCTCTCTCAGTTCTATAA
- the LOC120274167 gene encoding UPF0603 protein OsI_019212, chloroplastic has protein sequence MDPILFSPSSSSPLLLPHHSLLSKPPPPPPRIPSLSNPIFASLSKHNHVLSSQKSWISHLHHGLAALALSMAVNFSPFSIVAPASASEFDVLYERPPSDSYLVDDANVLSRVTKSDLKQLLSDLESRKNLHINFITVRKLTSKADAFEYADQVLEKWYPTIEEGNNKGIVVLVTSQKEGAITGGPAFIQAVGETVLDNTVSENLPVLATEEKYNEAVYSTAKRLVAAIDGLPDPGGPKFNENKRESNFKTREETEEKRGQFSLVVGGLLVIAFVVPMAQYYAYVSKK, from the exons ATGGATCCCATCCTCTTCTCCCCTTCCTCATcctctcctctcctcctccCTCACCATTCCCTCCTCTCTAagccccctcctcctcctccgagAATCCCATCCCTTTCCAATCCGATCTTTGCATCCCTTTCCAAGCACAACCATGTCTTGTCTTCTCAAAAGAGCTGGATTTCTCACCTCCACCATGGATTGGCCGCTCTCGCTCTCTCCATGGCTGTCAATTTCTCACCTTTCTCAATTGTTGCTCCTGCCTCTGCTTCCGAGTTTGATGTCCTCTATGAGCGGCCGCCTTCTGATTCCTATCTCGTTGATGATGCCAATGTCCTGAGCCGTGTGACGAAGTCCGATCTGAAGCAGTTGTTGTCTGATTTGGAGTCCAGGAAGAACCTCCACATCAATTTCATCACTGTTCGCAAGCTCACT AGCAAGGCAGATGCTTTTGAGTATGCCGACCAAGTGTTGGAGAAGTGGTATCCCACAATTGAAGAAGGAAACAACAAGGGTATTGTCGTGCTTGTTACTAGTCAGAAGGAAGGAGCAATCACTGGTGGACCTGCATTCATTCAAGCTGTTGGAGAAACTGTTCTAGATAATACTGTATCAGAGAACCTTCCAG TGTTGGCTACTGAGGAGAAATACAATGAAGCTGTGTATAGCACTGCCAAGCGTCTTGTTGCCGCCATTGATGGACTACCAGATCCCGGCGGGCCAAAGTTTAATGAGAACAAGCGGGAATCAAACTTTAAAACGAGAGAAGAGACCGAAGAGAAGCGCGGGCAGTTCAGCCTTGTGGTTGGGGGATTGcttgtgattgcctttgtggtTCCTATGGCTCAATATTATGCATATGTGTCGAAAAAGTAG
- the LOC120273756 gene encoding asparagine--tRNA ligase, cytoplasmic 3-like produces MAGDDAAAPPTAEMASASLTPSPERRRREYIASIVGRGAVPDELIGKRIRVGGWVKTGREQGKGAFAFLELNDGSCLSNLQVIVNASVFPLAQLVHTGTSVLVEGELKKPPEGVKQRVELHADRVLEVGPADPSSYPIPKTRLTLEFLRDIVHLRPRTNTISAIARIRDELAYATHTFFRENGFRYVHTPIITTSDCEGAGEMFQVTTLFSDAEKLEKDLKANPPPSESEIEDARLVVKKNGEDVAHLKSLKASKEEISASVLKLNKAKESLAKLEERFNLKPGIPQKDGKIDYSRDFFGRQAFLTVSGQLQVETHACAVGNVYTFGPTFRAEHSHTSRHLAEFWMIEPEIAFADLEDDMYYAEEYVKFLCRWLLDHCIEDMEFMVKNYDKSAIDRLKLVASEPFKRISYTEAVELLCSVTDKKFENKVEWGVDLASEHERYLTEVIFKRPVIVYNYPKEIKAFYMRLNDDKKTVAAMDVLVPKVGELIGGSQREERYDALVDRITSAGLPLEPYHWYLELRKFGTVKHCGFGLGFERMILFATGIDNIRDVIPFPRYPGRADL; encoded by the exons ATGGCCGGCGACGATGCCGCGGCTCCTCCCACCGCGGAAATGGCATCCGCCTCCCTCACTCCCTCACCTGAGCGCCGGCGACGCGAGTACATCGCCTCCATCGTTGGTCGCGGAGCAGTGCCGGACGAGCTGATTGGCAAGAGGATCCGGGTCGGAGGCTGGGTGAAGACGGGGAGGGAGCAAGGGAAGGGCGCCTTCGCGTTCTTGGAACTCAATGATGGATCTTGCCTTTCGAACCTTCAGGTTATTGTTAACGCCTCCGTGTTTCCTCTTGCCCAGCTTGTGCATACTGGCACGTCGGTGCTTGTTGAGGGCGAGCTCAAGAAGCCACCGGAGGGAGTTAAACAGCGTGTTGAGCTTCATGCTGACCGTGTTCTGGAGGTTGGGCCTGCTGATCCGTCAAGCTATCCCATTCCAAAGACCCGGCTTACGCTTGAGTTTCTCCGGGATATCGTCCACCTCCGACCACGTACCAACACg atATCTGCAATTGCCCGCATCAGAGATGAACTTGCCTATGCCACACATACattttttagggaaaatggaTTCCGCTATGTGCATACTCCAATAATTACCACCAGTGATTGTGAGGGTGCTGGTGAAATGTTCCAAGTAACCACACTATTTAGTGATGCTGAAAAGTTGGAGAAGGACTTGAAGGCCAACCCTCCACCGTCGGAATCTGAAATTGAGGATGCTAGGCTGGTTGTCAAGAAAAATGGGGAGGATGTTGCACATTTGAAATCCTTGAAAGCGAGCAAGGAGGAGATCAGTGCGTCTGTGCTCAAATTGAACAAGGCAAAAGAAAGTCTAGCCAAATTAGAAGAGAGGTTTAACTTAAAACCTGGGATCCCTCAAAAGGATGGGAAGATTGATTACTCACGTGATTTTTTTGGACGACAAGCATTCCTTACTGTATCTGGCCAACTTCAAGTGGAGACTCATGCTTGTGCTGTGGGTAACGTCTATACATTCGGGCCTACTTTTCGAGCTGAACATTCACATACATCAAGACATTTAGCAGAATTCTGGATGATAGAGCCAGAGATAGCGTTTGCTGATCTTGAG GATGACATGTACTATGCGGAAGAGTATGTCAAATTCCTGTGCAGATGGTTACTTGACCACTGCATTGAGGATATGGAATTCATGGTGAAGAATTATGACAAATCTGCCATTGACCGTCTGAAACTTGTAGCCTCGGAACCATTTAAACGTATTTCCTATACTGAAGCTGTTGAACTTTTATGCTCTGTCACTGACAAGAAGTTTGAGAATAAGGTTGAATGGGGAGTGGATTTAGCATCTGAGCATGAGAG ATACTTGACGGAGGTGATATTCAAAAGGCCTGTCATTGTGTATAATTACCCTAAAGAGATAAAAGCATTTTACATGAGGCTTAATGATGACAAGAAGACTGTTGCAGCTATGGATGTGCTTGTGCCCAAG GTTGGTGAGCTGATTGGAGGAAGCCAGAGGGAAGAGCGGTATGATGCTCTTGTGGATAG AATAACCAGTGCAGGGCTACCTCTTGAGCCATATCATTGGTATCTAGAGCTTCGCAAATTCGGGACTGTCAAACACTGTGGATTTGGTTTGGGCTTTGAAAGGATGATCTTGTTTGCCACCGGTATCGACAACATCCGAGATGTCATTCCTTTCCCTAGGTACCCTGGAAGAGCAGATCTTTAA